GTAGCGCCGCATGTAGGGCAGCGCCTCGGTGATGGTCTGGGCGGTCCTCAGCCAGTGCTTGGTCTCGCCGATGTTTCTCGTCGTCATCGCGGCACTCTATCCTGCGGGGTCGGGCTCCGCCAGGGCGGCCAGCGCCGCCCGGAGCTCGGCGATCCCGCCGCTGGTCTGGGCGCTGGTCGGCAGGATCTGGGGGTGCGCGGCGACGTGGGTCGCCAGCTCGCGCGCCAGCGCGTCGAGCGTGGCGGCCAGCGCCTGGGGCCTGACCTTGTCGGCCTTGGTCAGAACGACCTGATAGGACACCGCGGCCTCGTCCAGGTCGTTCATGACCTCGCGGTCGCCCGCCTTGAGGCCGTGCCGGGCGTCGATCAGCAGGCAGACCCGGCGCAGCGCGGCCCGTCCCTTCAGGTAGGCTCGGGTCAGGCCGGTCCAGGCCTTGACCTCGGACTTGGCCGCCTTGGCGTAGCCGTAGCCAGGCAGGTCGACCAGGATCAGCCGGCCGCCGAGGTCGAAGAAGTTGAGCTGGCGGGTGCGCCCCGGCGTCTGAGAGGTTCGGGCCAGGGTGCGCTGGCCGGTCAGCGCGTTGACCAGGCTCGACTTGCCGACGTTCGACCGGCCGGCGAAGGCGATCTCCGGCAGGCCGGTCTCGGGCAGCTGCGCGCGCCCGCCGACCGAGAGCATGAAAGTGCAGGCCTGGGCGAAGAGCTTGCGGCCCTCTTCCAGAGTCGCCGCGT
This genomic interval from Kiloniellales bacterium contains the following:
- the yihA gene encoding ribosome biogenesis GTP-binding protein YihA/YsxC translates to MTGEPPQDELLPDELPFDAATLEEGRKLFAQACTFMLSVGGRAQLPETGLPEIAFAGRSNVGKSSLVNALTGQRTLARTSQTPGRTRQLNFFDLGGRLILVDLPGYGYAKAAKSEVKAWTGLTRAYLKGRAALRRVCLLIDARHGLKAGDREVMNDLDEAAVSYQVVLTKADKVRPQALAATLDALARELATHVAAHPQILPTSAQTSGGIAELRAALAALAEPDPAG